The genomic DNA TGTCCAACCGGCTGAAGACCCCGGCGCTGTTTGCCGGCGGCGGGGTGACGCTGGCGCTGATTGCCACCACGGTGACGACTGACTGGAATATTTCCGCCGCGGCGCCGGCGGAGGATACCACGGCATCACTGGCCGCACTGCTCTTTGCCGCCGACGGTTATATGCTGGCGGTGGAAATGGCGGCGGTGCTGCTGCTGACCGCGATTATCGGCGCGATCATCCTGGTGAGGGATAACAAATAATGGAAATCGGCCTGAATCATTATCTGGTGTTGTCCGCGGTGCTGTTCGGCATCGGGCTGTGGGGCGCGTTGTCCAAACGCAGCGCCGTGGTTATTTTAATGTGCATTGAACTGATGCTGAATGCGGCGGCCATCGCCATGGTGGCCTTTTCCCGTTATGTTACCCCGGAACTCTTAACCGGGCAGGTATTCACCATCTTTATTATCGTAGTGGCCGCAGCGGAAGCGACGGTGGCGCTGGCCATCATCATGAATATCTACCGCAGCCGCGACACCATAGATGCCACCAAGATTGATTTAATGAAATGGTAGAGAGAGTGAACGCATAGTGATTACGGCACCGTTTGTCTGGGCGATCCTGTTGCTGCCGCTGGCGGCCTTCGCTCTTATTGCTCTGGTGCTTAAGCCGCTGAAGACCGCGCCGGCCTTGAGCGGCTATGTCAGCATTACCGCCATCGGCGCGGCTCTGGGGCTGTCGCTGTGGGCGCTCTTCGGCGTGATCGGCGCCGAGCATCACGAAATCTTTATCGCGCCGCTGGAATGGGTCAACGTGGCCGGGCTGACGATCAACTTCGGCATTATACTGGACGGACTGACCGCGGTGATGCTGGTGGTGATTACCTTTGTGGCGCTGATGGTCAATATCTACTCCCAGGGGTATATGCACGGCGACCCGGGCTACCCGCGTTATTATGCCTTCCTGTCGCTTTTTGCCACGGCGATGATCGGCCTGGTGCTGAGCGATAATCTGTTTATTACCTTTGCCTTCTGGGAACTGGTGGGGCTATGTTCCTACCTGTTGATCGGCTTCTGGTTTGAACGCCCGGCGGCGGCGATTGCGGCTAAAAAGGCCTTTATTGTCACCCGCATCGGCGATTTCGGGTTCCTGGCGGCTATCCTGCTGCTCTTTGCCAACACCGGCACGCTGGACATCCGCGAGCTTAATGAACTGGCGATAGTCGGCATACTGGCCGGCGGCGTGCTGACCTGGGGCGCACTGGGTATCTTCCTGGGCGCGGTGGGCAAGAGCGCCCAGTTCCCGCTGCACGTCTGGCTGCCGGACGCCATGGAAGGCCCGACGCCGGTTTCGGCGCTGATCCACGCCGCGACCATGGTGGCCGCCGGTGTGTTCCTGGTGGCCCGCACTTACCCGATGTTTGAACACTCGGCCACGGCGCTTACCACGGTGGCGGTGGTGGGCGGCATTACCGCCATCTTTGCCGCGACCATGGGGCTGGTGATGCACGATATGAAGCGGGTGCTGGCCTATTCCACCATTTCCCAACTGGGTTATATGATGCTGGGTCTGGGCACCGGCGGTGTGGCGATTGCCATTTTCCACCTGATGAATCACGCCTTCTTCAAGAGCCTGCTGTTTCTGGGTTCCGGTTCGGTTAACCATGCCACCGGCACTTTTGATATGCGCCGGATGGGCGGACTTAAAAAATACATGCCTAAAACCTACTGGACGATGATGATTGCTTCACTGTCCATGGCCGGCATCTGGCCGCTGTCCGGTTTCTTCTCCAAGGACGAGATTGTGGCCGGTTCCGCCACGCAGCCGGTACTGTTCACGCTGGCGCTGATTACGGTTTTTATGACCGCGTTTTATATGTTCCGGCTGATGTTCATGAGCTTCCACGGTAAGTACCGGGGCGAGGGGCATCCGCATGAGTCCCCGCTGGTGATGACGGCACCGCTGCTGATACTGGCGGTACCGGCCGCCTTCTCCGGCTTTTTGAACCTGACCGGCGGCTTCGGGGCGTTGTTCGGTCACGGGGAGAGCGTCAGTATTCTTAAAGGCTTGTTCGGCGCCTTCAGCCATGGGGAAACCTGGCTGTCGCTGGGGCTGGCCGGTTCCGGTATCCTGCTGGCTTATGCCATCTATATTAAAGGCTGGGTGAACGCCGACAGCATCAGCCGGCGCTTCGGGGCGATATACGAACTGGTTAAGCGCAAGTACTTTATGGATGAGCTGTACGAGAAGGTTATCGCTGAGTTAGTGCTGCTGCGCGGCGTGTTTGCCGGATTCCATTTCTTTGACAGCCGCATGCTGGACAACGGCCTCAATACCCTGCTGGTGCAGAATATTATTACCCGTAAGCTGTTCGGCAAAATGCGCTATTTTGATGAAAAGGCCGTGGACGGGGCGGTTAACGGGGTGGCCGACGGCACGGTGGCCGCCGGTTCGGTGCTGCGCCGGGCGCAGACCGGGCAGCTTCAGACGTACGGTTTATTTATTTCAATGGGAATTTTAGTCATTGTCGTGGCGGTTTTTCTCGCCGGTTAGAGGAGGTGTTGTTTAATTGGATATGCCCTATTTAACACTTACGATTGCTATCCCGATACTGGGAGCGCTGCTGATCGCCCTCTGGCCGCGGCTGTGCAGTAAGACCATCCGGAATATTTCTCTGGCAGCCACTATCCTGCCGCTGATCTTTTCCATCATTGTTTTTGCCGGCTTTGACCGCTCGGCGGCGATGAACGGCGTCATCCAGTTCAGCGAAAAGATATCCTGGATTCCGCTGATCAACGCCAATTACTCTCTGGGCGTGGACGGCGTGTCTTTGCCGTTTCTGCTGCTGACCACTTTGCTGGGCTTTCTGGTAATCCTCATCTCCTGGAAGATTGACCTGCGGGTGCGGGAATACTTTGCCTGGATACTGCTGCTTCAGGCCTCCATCACCGGCGTCTTCCTGTCCCAGGACTTTCTGTTGTTCTTCATTTTCTGGGAACTGGAACTGATCCCGATGTACTTCCTGATTGCCATCTGGGGCGCCGGACGCCGGGAATATTCCGCACTGAAATACGTGTTGTATACCCTGCTGGGCGGGGCTTTCATTCTGGCCGGTATTCTGGTGCTGTTCTTCGGCACCGGCTCACTGGATATGGCTTATCTGGCTTCGGCCGATTTAACCGGACTGCTGGCACCTGGCATGCTGGCGCTGGCCTTTGTGTTTTTCTTCCTGGGCTTTGCCATCAAGCTGCCGGTGTTTCCGTTCCATACCTGGCTGCCGGACGCACATACTGACGCGCCGACCGCCGTTTCGGTGGTGCTGGCCGGGACGCTGCTGAAAATGGGCGGCTATGCCATGATCCGGGTGAACGCCGCCATGTTCCCCGATGAAGCGCTCACCTTTGCGCCGTTTATCCTGGTGCTGGCGGTTATCAGCATTGTGTACGGCGGCGCGGTGACGCTGAAACAAACCGATATCAAGCGGCTGATTGCCTACTCTTCCGTCAGCCACATGGGCTTTGTGCTGCTGGGTATTTTTGCCCTGGGTCATCTGTCTATGATCGGCGCCGCGTTGCAGATGGTGTCGCACGGTATTATCACCGGCCTGCTCTTTGCTATTACCGGCGTGGTGATGCATAATACTCACGAACGGTCTATTCCCCTGTTAGGCGGTTTGACCCACCAGATGCCGCGGGCGGCGGTTATCTTCATTCTGGGCGGTCTGGGCGCTATGGCGGTGCCGGCGACCTCCGGCTTTATTGCTGAGGTGTGGACCTTTATCGGCGCCTTCTCCAGCGGCGTGGTGCCGGGGATTGAAATCTATACCATTTTCTCACTACTGGGTATTCTCCTGGCGGCGGCTTACATCCTGTGGACTGTCCAGCGGGTGTTCTTCGGCCAGCCGTTGCCGAAGTTTGCCAAAGTGAAGGACGCCGACCGGGTGGAAGGTCTGTTTGCGGTGATTTTTGTTATCGCCATGTTTGTCATCGGGTTGTACCCCCGGATTCTGACCGATGTTTTTGAAGGCGGCATCAAACCTATCGCCGCGCTGTTCGGAGCGAGTTAAGTGGAATTCCGTTACCTGATACCGGAGCTGATTGTGCTGGGGACGGCGGTAGCCGTGATTCTGGCCGACCTGTTCGTCAAGGAGAAGAAATGGCTGACCATCCTGGCCCTGGGCGGCCTGGGAGCGGCGGTTATCGCTGCTGTTATCGGCTGGCCGGACGCGTCGCTGAGCCTGTTCGGCGGCATGATTTCCCATGATGCCTTTGCTTCATTTTTTAAAATTTTCTTCCCGGTGATGGCCGGACTGGTCATCATGGCCTCCGTGGACTGGACTCATAAGTTTGAGCGCTTCAGGGGTGAGTATCACGCCCTGATATTGCTGGCGGCAACCGGTATGATGCTGATAGCCGGCGCCACCAACCTGATTACCCTTTACCTGGCGCTGGAAATCACCGCTGTGGCGTTCTATGTACTGGTGGGTATTCAGAAGGATAAAAAGTCCACCGAATCAGCGCTGAAGTATGTGCTGCTGTCCGGCACCGCTTCTGCGGTGCTGGTGTACGGCATGGCGCTGGTCTTCGGGTTTACCGGTACCACCGGACTGGCCGAAATTGCCGCCTCACTGCAATCCATGGCGCCGGGTGCCATTCTGGATTCACCCGGTCTGCTGATGGGGTTAATCCTGATTATTGCCGGTCTGGGGTTCAAGATTGCCGCGGTGCCGTTCCAGTTCTGGGTGCCGGATGTATATGAAGGCGCACCGACACCGATTACCATGTACCTGTCCATCGCCTCCAAAGCGGCCGGTTTTGCTATCATCCTGCGGATACTGGGCACGGCTTTCCTGGAACCCGGAGCGCTGGCGCAGCAATGGGCGCCGGTGGTGGCGGCGCTGGCGGCTATCGGCATGACGCTGGGCAACCTGATGGCCATACCACAGGCCAATATCAAACGCCTGCTGGCTTTCTCCACAGTGGCTCACGCCGGTTATATCATGGTGGGTTTGGCGGCGCTGGGTAACGCGCCGGAACTGTCCAGCGTGGCTATCGGCAGTATTATTTTCTATTTAATCGCCTTTGCGGTAAGCGACCTGGCCGCTTTTATTACGGTTATCGCGATCTCCAATAAACTGAATAGCGACAACTTTGCCGACTACGCCGGACTGATCCGCACCTCGCCGTTTATGGCCGGCATGCTGACGCTGGCGCTACTGTCGCTCATCGGCTTTCCGCCGACGGCGGGTTTCCTGGCCAAGTTTTATATCTTTGCCGCCGGTGTGCAGGCCGATTTGCTGTGGCTGGTGGTGCTGGCGGCGGTTAATACCGTTATTTCCGCTTACTATTACTTCGGCGTCATCAAGGTACTGTGGATGCGGGAACCGGCGCAGCAGACCGGGGTGACGGCGTCCGGGGCGTTGAAAACCGCGCTGGCGGTGTCTTCCTTCGGCATTCTGCTCTTCGGCATCCTGCCGGCGCTGGCCATGAAGCTGGCGGAAACGGCGGCGGGGGTGTTTGGGGGATAAGGCTATCAGCCATCAGCTTTCAGCTATTAGCTGAGAAATCCTAATCCCAAATTTCTAATTTCTTGTATCTTTGATTGGTAGTAAAATATCTGTTGATGGGAGACAGATCGAAAAATTCCAGGTGTCCCAACACCGTTGTTTAGCAAGGTCGTCTCCCAAATAATCCCGGAAAGCCCGGACAGTTGCGCGGGTTAAACAAGCCCGTATCTGCAAGGATGGGATAAGGGAAAAAGGAGATGCATGGAAATGGAAAGTTTTGTCGGCATCGATATCTCCAAAGCCACCATTGATGTAACGGTACACGAGAGCAAGGGACACTGGACCTTTACTAACGACGAAAATGGCATCAAGAAGCTGGCCAATCTGATGCGCAAGGTTTCTCCCGATCTGATTGTCATGGAGTCCACCGGCAGTTACGAAGTCGCAGCGACTTATGAATTGAGCGCCTGCGGCTACCCCGTGGCGGTAGTCAACCCTCGTCATATCAGGGACTTTGCCCGCTCTACAGGTCTTCTGGCCAAGACTGACGTCTTGGATGCCAGAGTCATCGCCCGTTTTGCCGCCACCATCAAACCGGCACCCCGGGTATTGCCGGATGAAGACACCCAGAGGCTGGCGGCGATCATGTCCCGGCGAAGACAGTTGGTAGCTATGCTGACAGCGGAAAAGAACCGCCTGGGTCAGGCAAACCGCATCATAAAAGAACGGATTGCCCAGCATATTAGCTGGCTGGAACAGGAACTGGACGATATCAAAAGAGTCGGGCAGTATGATTGAAACCAATCCTGAGTGGAAAGAGAAAAGCGATATCATGCAAAGCGTGCCTGGAGTAGGTCCCAACCTGTCCCTGACTTTGCTTTCCGACCTGCCTGAATTGGGCAATCTGAATCGCAAACAGATTGCTGCTTTGTGCGGCTTGGCTCCTTTTAATCGTGACAGCGGTCAAATGCGAGGTAAACGATCTATCTGGGGAGGCCGGAGCAGCGTACGGGCCGCTGTTTACATGGCGGCCTTTTCGGCTGTTCGCTGGAATCCCTTGCTCAGAGAATTCTATCAACGCCTGGTGGACTCGGGTAAACGGCACAAGGTAGCCCTGGTGGCCTGTATGCGTAAATTGCTCTGCATACTGAATGCCATGCTGAAAAACAGGACTGTCTGGAACGCCCAAATCATTCATCCGCTGGTTTCTTGTCCTTAATTTTCATTACAGTTGCTAAACAAATTCCAAATCACAATATCAAATGACCGAAACATAAAAGCCTTCAGCAGTCAGCCGTCAGGAATCGGCTACTTACTTTACCAGGCGGGCGAGGCATGCCTCGCCCCTTGTATCTTGAGACAGTGCTATCATTAAGTGAAGCGCGGCAGGCCGTTCGCCCCTTGGTCTTAAAGACCGTTCGTAGCATGGGTCGCCGCGCCGAAATACCTCTCCAGATCCCGAACAGTTGTCGGGGCGAGGATTCTCAGCCCGTATACGCAAGGAAGGGAGAGACAGGAGGAAATCTCATGGCAACGCTCTGTTATTTCGGCATCGATGTCTCCAAAAACCGCCTGGATGTGGCGGCAAACCCCGATGAGTCTTCATGGCAATTCTCCAATGATGAGAAGGGCATCAGCCAATTGCTGACCCTAATCAGCAAACACTCCCCGGAACTGGTGGTATTGGAGCCGACCGGCGGTTATGAAATCCCGGTGACCGTGGCTCTGGCCGCTGAAGGCGTAAAAGTGGTGGTCGTCAATGCCCGCCAGATCAGGGAATACGCCCGGGCAATAGGCAAATTGGCCAAGACAGACAAGATTGATGCATCG from Dehalogenimonas sp. W includes the following:
- a CDS encoding NADH-quinone oxidoreductase subunit N; translation: MEFRYLIPELIVLGTAVAVILADLFVKEKKWLTILALGGLGAAVIAAVIGWPDASLSLFGGMISHDAFASFFKIFFPVMAGLVIMASVDWTHKFERFRGEYHALILLAATGMMLIAGATNLITLYLALEITAVAFYVLVGIQKDKKSTESALKYVLLSGTASAVLVYGMALVFGFTGTTGLAEIAASLQSMAPGAILDSPGLLMGLILIIAGLGFKIAAVPFQFWVPDVYEGAPTPITMYLSIASKAAGFAIILRILGTAFLEPGALAQQWAPVVAALAAIGMTLGNLMAIPQANIKRLLAFSTVAHAGYIMVGLAALGNAPELSSVAIGSIIFYLIAFAVSDLAAFITVIAISNKLNSDNFADYAGLIRTSPFMAGMLTLALLSLIGFPPTAGFLAKFYIFAAGVQADLLWLVVLAAVNTVISAYYYFGVIKVLWMREPAQQTGVTASGALKTALAVSSFGILLFGILPALAMKLAETAAGVFGG
- the nuoL gene encoding NADH-quinone oxidoreductase subunit L; its protein translation is MITAPFVWAILLLPLAAFALIALVLKPLKTAPALSGYVSITAIGAALGLSLWALFGVIGAEHHEIFIAPLEWVNVAGLTINFGIILDGLTAVMLVVITFVALMVNIYSQGYMHGDPGYPRYYAFLSLFATAMIGLVLSDNLFITFAFWELVGLCSYLLIGFWFERPAAAIAAKKAFIVTRIGDFGFLAAILLLFANTGTLDIRELNELAIVGILAGGVLTWGALGIFLGAVGKSAQFPLHVWLPDAMEGPTPVSALIHAATMVAAGVFLVARTYPMFEHSATALTTVAVVGGITAIFAATMGLVMHDMKRVLAYSTISQLGYMMLGLGTGGVAIAIFHLMNHAFFKSLLFLGSGSVNHATGTFDMRRMGGLKKYMPKTYWTMMIASLSMAGIWPLSGFFSKDEIVAGSATQPVLFTLALITVFMTAFYMFRLMFMSFHGKYRGEGHPHESPLVMTAPLLILAVPAAFSGFLNLTGGFGALFGHGESVSILKGLFGAFSHGETWLSLGLAGSGILLAYAIYIKGWVNADSISRRFGAIYELVKRKYFMDELYEKVIAELVLLRGVFAGFHFFDSRMLDNGLNTLLVQNIITRKLFGKMRYFDEKAVDGAVNGVADGTVAAGSVLRRAQTGQLQTYGLFISMGILVIVVAVFLAG
- a CDS encoding NADH-quinone oxidoreductase subunit M, which gives rise to MPYLTLTIAIPILGALLIALWPRLCSKTIRNISLAATILPLIFSIIVFAGFDRSAAMNGVIQFSEKISWIPLINANYSLGVDGVSLPFLLLTTLLGFLVILISWKIDLRVREYFAWILLLQASITGVFLSQDFLLFFIFWELELIPMYFLIAIWGAGRREYSALKYVLYTLLGGAFILAGILVLFFGTGSLDMAYLASADLTGLLAPGMLALAFVFFFLGFAIKLPVFPFHTWLPDAHTDAPTAVSVVLAGTLLKMGGYAMIRVNAAMFPDEALTFAPFILVLAVISIVYGGAVTLKQTDIKRLIAYSSVSHMGFVLLGIFALGHLSMIGAALQMVSHGIITGLLFAITGVVMHNTHERSIPLLGGLTHQMPRAAVIFILGGLGAMAVPATSGFIAEVWTFIGAFSSGVVPGIEIYTIFSLLGILLAAAYILWTVQRVFFGQPLPKFAKVKDADRVEGLFAVIFVIAMFVIGLYPRILTDVFEGGIKPIAALFGAS
- the nuoK gene encoding NADH-quinone oxidoreductase subunit NuoK; this translates as MGLNHYLVLSAVLFGIGLWGALSKRSAVVILMCIELMLNAAAIAMVAFSRYVTPELLTGQVFTIFIIVVAAAEATVALAIIMNIYRSRDTIDATKIDLMKW
- a CDS encoding NADH-quinone oxidoreductase subunit J, whose protein sequence is MEIAFFIFAAGIIGTALAVVLLKNIFRASLMLVLCFFLIAGLFITLFADFLAAIQVLIYVGAISVLIILAIMLTREIQTGNLSNRLKTPALFAGGGVTLALIATTVTTDWNISAAAPAEDTTASLAALLFAADGYMLAVEMAAVLLLTAIIGAIILVRDNK